The following proteins come from a genomic window of Macaca fascicularis isolate 582-1 chromosome 8, T2T-MFA8v1.1:
- the CHCHD7 gene encoding coiled-coil-helix-coiled-coil-helix domain-containing protein 7 isoform X1: MFLLALPAHLQRATLDFLPSAPGINTRGTHAKEGTFGNPNLECLVFRIRKEKEMKCEETHAPNSNWLYVMLPSKKTVRMPVVTGRLRDPDINPCLSESDASTRCLDENNYDKERCSTYFLKYKNCRKFWHSIMMQRRRNGVKPCMPTAAERDEILRAMGKMPY; encoded by the exons ATGTTTCTCCTCGCCCTGCCCGCCCACCTCCAGCGGGCCACCCTTGACTTCTTACCCTCTGCACCTGGCA TTAATACACGAGGAACTCATGCAAAGGAGGGGACTTTCGGAAATCCAAATTTAGAGTGCCTTGTGTTTAGAATccggaaggaaaaggaaatgaaatgtgaAGAAACTCATGCACCAAACTCGAACTGGTTATATGTCATGTTACctag TAAGAAGACTGTCAGGATGCCCGTGGTAACAGGGAGGCTGAGAGATCCTGACATAAATCCTTGCTTGTCG GAATCTGATGCTTCCACCAGATGTCTGGATGAAAATAACTATGACAAGGAAAGGTGTTCCACTTACTTCTTGAAGTATAAAAACTGCCGGAAATTCTGG CATTCTATCATGATGCAGAGAAGACGGAACGGAGTGAAGCCATGTATGCCTACGGCAGCAGAAAGAGATGAAATCTTGAGAGCAATGGGAAAGATGCCCTATTGA
- the CHCHD7 gene encoding coiled-coil-helix-coiled-coil-helix domain-containing protein 7 isoform X2 encodes MFLLALPAHLQRATLDFLPSAPGINTRGTHAKEGTFGNPNLECLVFRIRKEKEMKCEETHAPNSNWLYVMLPSKKTVRMPVVTGRLRDPDINPCLSILFYLLNDASLMSVRNLMLPPDVWMKITMTRKGVPLTS; translated from the exons ATGTTTCTCCTCGCCCTGCCCGCCCACCTCCAGCGGGCCACCCTTGACTTCTTACCCTCTGCACCTGGCA TTAATACACGAGGAACTCATGCAAAGGAGGGGACTTTCGGAAATCCAAATTTAGAGTGCCTTGTGTTTAGAATccggaaggaaaaggaaatgaaatgtgaAGAAACTCATGCACCAAACTCGAACTGGTTATATGTCATGTTACctag TAAGAAGACTGTCAGGATGCCCGTGGTAACAGGGAGGCTGAGAGATCCTGACATAAATCCTTGCTTGTCG ATCCTATTCTACCTTTTAAATGATGCCTCTCTTATGTCTGTAAGGAATCTGATGCTTCCACCAGATGTCTGGATGAAAATAACTATGACAAGGAAAGGTGTTCCACTTACTTCTTGA
- the CHCHD7 gene encoding coiled-coil-helix-coiled-coil-helix domain-containing protein 7 isoform X3: protein MKCEETHAPNSNWLYVMLPSKKTVRMPVVTGRLRDPDINPCLSESDASTRCLDENNYDKERCSTYFLKYKNCRKFWHSIMMQRRRNGVKPCMPTAAERDEILRAMGKMPY from the exons atgaaatgtgaAGAAACTCATGCACCAAACTCGAACTGGTTATATGTCATGTTACctag TAAGAAGACTGTCAGGATGCCCGTGGTAACAGGGAGGCTGAGAGATCCTGACATAAATCCTTGCTTGTCG GAATCTGATGCTTCCACCAGATGTCTGGATGAAAATAACTATGACAAGGAAAGGTGTTCCACTTACTTCTTGAAGTATAAAAACTGCCGGAAATTCTGG CATTCTATCATGATGCAGAGAAGACGGAACGGAGTGAAGCCATGTATGCCTACGGCAGCAGAAAGAGATGAAATCTTGAGAGCAATGGGAAAGATGCCCTATTGA
- the CHCHD7 gene encoding coiled-coil-helix-coiled-coil-helix domain-containing protein 7 isoform X5 yields MKCEETHAPNSNWLYVMLPSKKTVRMPVVTGRLRDPDINPCLSILFYLLNDASLMSVRNLMLPPDVWMKITMTRKGVPLTS; encoded by the exons atgaaatgtgaAGAAACTCATGCACCAAACTCGAACTGGTTATATGTCATGTTACctag TAAGAAGACTGTCAGGATGCCCGTGGTAACAGGGAGGCTGAGAGATCCTGACATAAATCCTTGCTTGTCG ATCCTATTCTACCTTTTAAATGATGCCTCTCTTATGTCTGTAAGGAATCTGATGCTTCCACCAGATGTCTGGATGAAAATAACTATGACAAGGAAAGGTGTTCCACTTACTTCTTGA
- the CHCHD7 gene encoding coiled-coil-helix-coiled-coil-helix domain-containing protein 7 isoform X4 yields the protein MPVVTGRLRDPDINPCLSESDASTRCLDENNYDKERCSTYFLKYKNCRKFWHSIMMQRRRNGVKPCMPTAAERDEILRAMGKMPY from the exons ATGCCCGTGGTAACAGGGAGGCTGAGAGATCCTGACATAAATCCTTGCTTGTCG GAATCTGATGCTTCCACCAGATGTCTGGATGAAAATAACTATGACAAGGAAAGGTGTTCCACTTACTTCTTGAAGTATAAAAACTGCCGGAAATTCTGG CATTCTATCATGATGCAGAGAAGACGGAACGGAGTGAAGCCATGTATGCCTACGGCAGCAGAAAGAGATGAAATCTTGAGAGCAATGGGAAAGATGCCCTATTGA
- the CHCHD7 gene encoding coiled-coil-helix-coiled-coil-helix domain-containing protein 7 isoform X6, with the protein MPVVTGRLRDPDINPCLSILFYLLNDASLMSVRNLMLPPDVWMKITMTRKGVPLTS; encoded by the exons ATGCCCGTGGTAACAGGGAGGCTGAGAGATCCTGACATAAATCCTTGCTTGTCG ATCCTATTCTACCTTTTAAATGATGCCTCTCTTATGTCTGTAAGGAATCTGATGCTTCCACCAGATGTCTGGATGAAAATAACTATGACAAGGAAAGGTGTTCCACTTACTTCTTGA